TAGGTAAGTGGAATGAAAATTATTGGATGTATTTTGAAGATGTAGATTTATGTAAAAAAGTAACTGACTTAGGGGGGGAAATCTGTTTATTAAAAGATGTCTCTATTATCCATAATCATGGAGGAGCTTCAAGAATAAATGTTATAACAACAGCGTTAACAAAATCTCAAGTGTTAATTTCAAAACATATATATGTTAATACTCACTTTAAGGGTTTATCTAAAAGTATTAGTCAAGTTTTATTAATTAGTCAGAATATCTTTTCAAAATTAATTTTAGGATTTTTAGGTTTTATTTTCTTCTTTGTCCCTAAATTAAACATTCAATATCATTTATTAATTAATATGAAGAATTATTACTTTCAAGCATTAAAAAATAAAACTTGGTTAAGTTTTCGTTCAACTCAATTCCCTAAATAATGCGTTCAATTTTTTTTATTTCAAAACCGTTAGAATTATTGGGGGCTATTGAAGCTAGAAATCAATTTAATATAAAAAAAACGATTCTAATCATTAAAGCAAGTAAGAGTGATGAGAGTACCATTAATTATTTAATTGAAAAATCAGGGGACTGGAATGAAATAATTAGAACTAAAAGAAAATCGTCATACGGTTTATCTTGGCTAAAACTAATTTTAAAATTACAAAAAAAAGAGTATGATTATTTATTTACAAGGGCTTTTCCTATAGCTTCTTATTTTGTGAATAATTTAAATTATAATCATCTATACCTTTTAGATGATGGAAATGCAACTATTAATATAGCTAAAGAATTTAGAGACACAAATAATTTAACAAAAAGATTTTCTCTGTTTAAAGGGAAAAATAAAAAGGGATTTAAGTATGATTTTGTTAAGTTTATTTATAATGTTTATGGTGTAAAAATAGAAAAACAAGTTAGTAAAGTTGGTTTTTATACGTTTTATGATTTACCAAATTACCCTAATCAAGTTATAATTGAAAATGAATTAGATTGGTTTAAATCATTAAAAGTAAATGCTATTCCACAATCTTCAAACGAAGTGTATATTATAGGTACAGATATAGTAGGCGCTGGTATTGTTAATTTGAAAGATTATTTAATAACCTTAAAGAAAATAGCAGAATTATATAAAGAAAAAAAACTTATATATATACCACATGGTAGAGAGTCTAATGCTGAAATTGAAGAAATAAAGCAATATGTTAATTGCGAAATAAGAAGGAATGAGTTTAATATTGAGCTAGATTTTATATTACGTAATGAATACCCAGTTCATGTTGTAGGAACTATTACAACAGCGTTAATAACATTAAAATTGATTTATAAAAAAGACATTCGTGTAGAGTATTTTAATTTTGACGAATCTAAAGTTATAAAAGATAAAAGGAAAGATATTCATGAAATATATGAATATCAGAAAAAGTACATTGATTTTATTCAATTGAATTATTAATTATGCATGCAGATATTCAAAAAGCATTATTAACTTTAAATAATGGAGAAACAATATTATATCCAACAGATACTGTATGGGGTATAGGTTGTGATGCTACAAGTGAAGATGCTGTAAAGAAGGTTTATAAAATAAAGAACAGAAAGGAATCTAAAAGCTTAATTATTTTGGTAGATTCAATAGCTATGTTAAAAAATTACATAGAGATACTTACTGAAGAAACAATAGAACTTATAAAAACAGTAGAGAAGCCAACTACAATTATTTATAACAACCCCAAAAAATTGGCAAAAAATACAATAGCTTCTGATAATACCATTGCTATTAGAATACCACAGGATGATTTTTGTTTAAAACTAATAAGTGAGTTTGGGAAACCCATTGTTTCTACTTCTGCAAATATTAGTGGATTACCAACTCCAAAATCATTTACAGAAATAAGTGACGCTATTTTACAAAGTGTAGATTAT
This genomic stretch from Tenacibaculum sp. Bg11-29 harbors:
- a CDS encoding L-threonylcarbamoyladenylate synthase codes for the protein MHADIQKALLTLNNGETILYPTDTVWGIGCDATSEDAVKKVYKIKNRKESKSLIILVDSIAMLKNYIEILTEETIELIKTVEKPTTIIYNNPKKLAKNTIASDNTIAIRIPQDDFCLKLISEFGKPIVSTSANISGLPTPKSFTEISDAILQSVDYVVALQLNKKVVKSSTILKLTTTNEIKIIRE